In Mangifera indica cultivar Alphonso chromosome 14, CATAS_Mindica_2.1, whole genome shotgun sequence, the DNA window CTGGAAATACCATGTCTCTAAGCACAGCATCACAGCAGAGGCAGCCGAGAGCTTGAAGAAGCCTGGCAATCCAGAGAAGGCTTGTATACTGAACCCCTCCCATGTATATCTACACTTCTCACTCTTAACAACGTATATAAACTGACCCACAACTATAATCCACCATGAGAAACTCAACATTAATGATGCACCCAACAAGCCAAGCCCAAGCTTGTACACAGCAACCCAACTGAATAAAAGATGTATGCCCAATGTGGCCGTTGAAATGTATGCACTCGGGGCCACTATGCTTTGAGCCTGTAAAAACTTTTGGATGGGAAAGTTTACAGCATAGGCAAAAATTTGGGGTATTAAACCATAGACAAAAACTGCCGCTGCTGAAGCGATTTCTGGTGATTCACCGAGTAAAATCAATATGGGTTTAGAGAAGATGTAGATGAAGGTGAGAAAAATCCCAGTGAGTGTGAGAAGGACTGTTGATCGTTGCAGATATATGCCAAGCATTCCATATTTGCGTGCACCATATGCCTGTCCGCACAATGTCTCCACAGCACTTCCCATTCCCAACTATTAAAAAACAAACAGTCAAATCATAAAcgtaataaaatcttttttgataactttttttaacaggaacaaatgttaaatatatatatatatatatacacacacacaccatTAGACCATAGGCAAAAACTTGGATGCCGGTGTTTCCAAGGGAGGCTGCGGCAAGctcaagatttcccagatggcCAGAGAAGATTTGGGTAGACATAGACATGAGATAGTTTATCATGTAAACAACAACTGCTGGTGCAGCCAGATGGAAGAGTAGCTTCAATTCAATCCATGTTGCCTGTTGCATGCGGTGCCAAAAGGGCAGGCCGGTGTTAGATAAAATGTCCTCAAGCTGGCCGTCCGATTCATGTATTGTTTCTGATGGTTGCGGTGATAAAGATGGAGGAAAGGATTGAAGCAGAGGTTCTTGAACATCATTTTCTGAGGAACCCATCTTCTTTGAACCAATACAGGAGAAAATAGATTCGGGGATTTCATTGCAAGAGATCTTATAAAGAGTGTTGCCATTTATAAAGGACTGAATTTTAATGGGATTTGGATTTTGATGGTGGCTGGCGAGAGTTACAATGAATCTGCGGTATATTATTTGCTGAAGTAATTGCTTTCGCAATGGTGCAAACTATTCATGTTCATCTTGTATGGAAACTgtattaatgaaaacaaaaagatattCTTTCCATTCAAAGTCAATAAAAGTTGAAAATCAACTAAATCGTTTTTTCAATGTAaacattgataatatattattattacatgaACCTtcaaaggaagagaaagaaaacatcTTGTTTTCTAGCCCGTTATTTCACAGAACTCAACAT includes these proteins:
- the LOC123196013 gene encoding protein DETOXIFICATION 40-like, with the protein product MGSSENDVQEPLLQSFPPSLSPQPSETIHESDGQLEDILSNTGLPFWHRMQQATWIELKLLFHLAAPAVVVYMINYLMSMSTQIFSGHLGNLELAAASLGNTGIQVFAYGLMLGMGSAVETLCGQAYGARKYGMLGIYLQRSTVLLTLTGIFLTFIYIFSKPILILLGESPEIASAAAVFVYGLIPQIFAYAVNFPIQKFLQAQSIVAPSAYISTATLGIHLLFSWVAVYKLGLGLLGASLMLSFSWWIIVVGQFIYVVKSEKCRYTWEGFSIQAFSGLPGFFKLSAASAVMLCLETWYFQILVLLAGLLENPELALDSLSICMTVNGWVFMISVGLNAAASVRVSNELGAGNPKSASFSVSIVTIISFIISAMAAILVLALRDVISYAFTEGEAVARAVSDLCPLLALTLLLNGIQPVLSGVAVGCGWQAFVAYVNVGCYYVVGIPLGALLGFYFNFGAKGIWSGMIGGTVMQTLILTWVTFRADWNKEVDEAKKRLNKWEDVKEPLLK